Proteins encoded within one genomic window of Cyanobacterium sp. T60_A2020_053:
- a CDS encoding response regulator transcription factor, with protein MRILLVEDESDLGLAIKKILTQHNYVVDWVSDGKEACNYLDDSFIHYDLAIIDWLLPSLSGIEIIKLLRIKNNPLPVLMLTAKDSMTDKVTGLDAGADDYLIKPFDMIELLARIRALLRRSPLFQPSQLQLNNLTLDSQESTLKIKETTGNLIIITLTNKEFNLLEFFMKHPQQIITRDQLLYQLWEVGVDTISNVVAAQIRLLRKKLAQYGYDDLIETVYGLGYRLVIK; from the coding sequence ATGCGTATTTTATTGGTAGAAGATGAGTCAGATTTAGGTTTAGCTATTAAAAAAATCTTGACTCAACATAACTACGTTGTTGATTGGGTTTCAGATGGCAAAGAGGCTTGTAATTATTTAGATGATAGTTTTATTCACTATGATTTAGCTATTATTGATTGGTTATTACCTAGTTTATCTGGCATTGAAATTATTAAACTTTTAAGAATTAAAAATAATCCTTTACCTGTGTTAATGTTAACAGCAAAAGATTCCATGACGGATAAAGTAACAGGCTTAGATGCTGGAGCAGATGATTATTTAATTAAACCTTTTGATATGATAGAATTGTTAGCTAGAATTAGAGCTTTATTAAGACGATCACCTCTTTTTCAGCCATCACAATTACAATTAAATAATCTGACCTTAGACTCTCAAGAGAGTACTTTAAAAATTAAAGAAACCACAGGAAACTTAATAATTATTACATTAACAAATAAAGAATTTAATTTGCTAGAATTTTTTATGAAACATCCCCAGCAAATTATTACCAGAGACCAATTACTATATCAATTATGGGAAGTAGGCGTAGATACTATTAGTAACGTTGTCGCCGCACAAATTCGCCTCCTCAGAAAAAAATTAGCACAATATGGTTATGATGATTTAATCGAAACTGTTTACGGTTTAGGTTATCGTTTAGTCATTAAATAA